Proteins from a genomic interval of Oceanispirochaeta crateris:
- a CDS encoding PilZ domain-containing protein, producing the protein MHQFSNGKKVFFLYPPQNFSKTIIKRIFKDGFEIYKLNSTERLLPLLQKYPDSILFINTDYPYDDNFNFNTFNEIELSKKIFENLKVYTFFMEKVSYGDKILDYISLERSDEEVYSDIYKILDEAEAHGKREFVRYGNYNEILSSISFTCDKNVYKTNMHDISPKALSFSSDDDLDRLIESSFSDMRLKVGVYEITVVGRIVTSRMIGDKKIYIAEFEADESKKDEIFDFIFTSLEKGMDEIIHSLS; encoded by the coding sequence ATGCATCAATTCAGCAATGGGAAGAAGGTTTTTTTTCTTTATCCCCCTCAAAATTTTTCTAAAACAATCATTAAAAGGATTTTCAAAGACGGATTTGAAATTTACAAACTGAACAGTACAGAAAGGCTTCTACCTCTATTACAGAAGTATCCCGACTCAATTCTTTTTATTAATACTGACTATCCCTACGATGATAACTTTAATTTCAACACTTTTAATGAAATAGAGCTTTCTAAAAAAATCTTTGAAAATCTTAAGGTCTATACTTTTTTCATGGAAAAGGTGAGTTATGGAGATAAAATCCTCGACTATATCTCCCTCGAAAGATCGGATGAAGAAGTTTATTCCGACATTTATAAGATTCTAGATGAAGCCGAAGCCCACGGTAAAAGAGAATTTGTCCGGTATGGCAACTATAATGAAATATTAAGCTCAATCAGCTTCACTTGTGATAAAAATGTTTATAAGACAAACATGCATGATATAAGTCCAAAAGCTCTTTCATTTTCCAGCGATGACGACTTAGATAGATTGATAGAGTCTTCATTTTCAGACATGAGGCTAAAGGTCGGTGTTTACGAGATCACAGTAGTTGGACGCATTGTTACGAGCCGTATGATTGGTGATAAAAAAATCTATATTGCCGAATTTGAAGCAGATGAGAGTAAAAAGGATGAAATTTTCGATTTTATCTTTACTTCACTTGAAAAGGGGATGGATGAGATCATCCATAGTTTATCTTAA
- the cobS gene encoding adenosylcobinamide-GDP ribazoletransferase translates to MIKKLFYAVRFMTSLPLPWDDNEDLVQVSRSSGMFPLVGFIIAFLLYSVYLLSSEIFSDLTTAFLQTLAWVLLTGGLHLDGLSDTMDGLGSRQNRERTLDIMKDSHIGAFGALSLILQLLAKTLLCFEINALDPSFILLVPTTARWGQLLSIRFFSPARKDGMGRFFQEYMRFRELLMGLITILAVFVLTNHILQLLVLPFHALYVLVTSQSISRKLGGLTGDVYGFICETGETILLFLMLILHFFVIQIF, encoded by the coding sequence GTGATTAAAAAACTCTTTTATGCAGTCAGGTTTATGACCTCTCTCCCTCTACCTTGGGACGACAATGAAGATTTGGTTCAGGTCTCCCGATCATCGGGCATGTTTCCATTGGTTGGTTTTATAATTGCATTCCTACTCTACTCTGTGTATCTGCTGTCTTCCGAAATCTTTTCAGATTTGACTACGGCATTTTTACAGACTCTAGCCTGGGTTTTGTTGACCGGCGGGCTCCATTTGGATGGTCTATCGGACACCATGGATGGTTTGGGGAGTCGTCAAAATAGAGAACGGACTCTGGACATCATGAAAGACAGTCATATTGGAGCCTTTGGAGCACTCTCTCTTATCCTTCAGCTGTTAGCAAAGACTCTACTCTGTTTTGAGATTAATGCATTGGACCCATCTTTCATACTGCTTGTTCCTACGACGGCTCGATGGGGACAGTTGTTGAGCATTCGTTTTTTTTCACCCGCCAGGAAAGATGGAATGGGGCGGTTTTTTCAGGAATATATGCGGTTCCGGGAACTCCTTATGGGTCTTATAACGATCCTCGCTGTCTTTGTTCTGACGAACCACATACTTCAGCTGCTTGTACTTCCCTTTCATGCCCTCTACGTCTTGGTGACCAGTCAAAGCATCAGTAGGAAGCTCGGCGGGTTAACCGGTGATGTTTATGGATTTATCTGCGAGACAGGTGAAACGATCCTTTTGTTTTTGATGCTTATCCTTCACTTCTTTGTCATCCAAATATTTTAA
- the cobT gene encoding nicotinate-nucleotide--dimethylbenzimidazole phosphoribosyltransferase: MNREVIQTLLEKIQTLDLDSMNSISARWDSLTKPPESLGTLERLVSQLGGIQRTSHPQIGKRTVLCFAADHGVVAEGVSPSKQIVTAEMVRNFLNGGAAISVLASCTNTALKVIDAGMVHHIEHPLIIQRSIACGTANMRVERAMTEEQVYQAIELGYLTAVEEIDNSCELLITGEMGVGNTTSASAIYAALTGMNAESVTGNGAGLPEHLVKHKARVIQDALFLHKPNSDDPIDVLSAVGGFELAAMCGVMLAGAVYGCPVLVDGFISGASAVLAMKLNPLIKEYLIFSHHSGESGFAEIRQQFGFVPLVDLNMRLGEGTGAVMILPLIDNALSCYYKMATFEEAGVTEVEL, translated from the coding sequence ATGAATCGTGAAGTGATTCAAACACTTTTAGAAAAGATTCAAACTCTTGATTTAGATTCCATGAATTCTATATCCGCCAGGTGGGACAGTTTGACAAAACCTCCTGAAAGTTTAGGAACCCTGGAAAGATTGGTCTCGCAGTTGGGCGGAATTCAAAGGACCTCCCATCCTCAGATTGGAAAAAGAACCGTTTTATGCTTTGCGGCAGATCACGGTGTTGTAGCCGAAGGTGTTTCTCCGTCTAAACAAATCGTAACAGCAGAAATGGTTCGTAATTTTCTGAATGGTGGTGCTGCCATCTCCGTTCTGGCCTCCTGTACCAATACGGCTCTGAAAGTCATTGATGCCGGTATGGTCCATCACATTGAACATCCTTTGATTATACAAAGGTCTATAGCCTGCGGGACGGCCAATATGCGTGTGGAGCGAGCCATGACAGAAGAACAGGTGTATCAAGCCATTGAATTGGGTTATCTCACAGCTGTGGAAGAAATAGACAATTCCTGCGAACTACTGATAACCGGTGAAATGGGTGTTGGCAATACCACCTCTGCCAGTGCTATATATGCGGCTCTTACTGGCATGAATGCCGAATCTGTTACAGGAAATGGAGCCGGTCTACCAGAACATCTGGTAAAGCATAAAGCCCGGGTCATACAAGATGCCCTGTTCCTGCATAAACCGAATTCTGATGATCCTATTGATGTTCTCTCAGCTGTGGGCGGATTTGAGCTTGCAGCTATGTGCGGCGTCATGCTGGCCGGTGCAGTATATGGATGCCCTGTTCTGGTGGATGGGTTTATTTCAGGAGCATCTGCCGTTCTTGCCATGAAACTAAATCCTCTGATTAAGGAATATTTGATATTTTCTCATCACTCGGGAGAGTCTGGTTTTGCAGAGATCAGGCAGCAGTTTGGTTTTGTTCCTCTTGTCGATCTGAATATGAGGTTGGGAGAAGGAACTGGAGCGGTAATGATCCTTCCTCTCATCGATAATGCCCTTTCTTGCTATTACAAGATGGCCACATTTGAAGAAGCGGGTGTGACTGAGGTGGAACTGTGA
- a CDS encoding bifunctional adenosylcobinamide kinase/adenosylcobinamide-phosphate guanylyltransferase, with product MIFVLGGVKSGKTSWAENRAAQWALRNNGTVVYLASARAWDDEMKLRIHRHKLSRPKEWETIEEPLHITDVLKGTDFSSKHIVLFDCLTLWMTNLLMELGDKFSQEEAEDHILKAISEFLEASNTFPGEIIVISNQVENGLISPNFLGRIFQELAGRSHQMIARESKEVIQMIAGLPQRIK from the coding sequence ATGATTTTTGTATTGGGTGGGGTTAAGTCAGGGAAAACATCTTGGGCAGAAAACAGAGCTGCCCAATGGGCACTCAGGAACAACGGGACAGTTGTCTATTTGGCATCAGCCAGAGCCTGGGATGATGAAATGAAGCTCAGGATACATAGGCATAAGCTGTCCCGCCCCAAGGAATGGGAAACTATAGAAGAACCATTGCATATCACAGATGTATTGAAAGGGACTGATTTCTCCTCAAAGCATATCGTACTTTTTGACTGTTTAACTCTCTGGATGACAAACCTACTCATGGAACTGGGTGATAAGTTTTCACAGGAAGAGGCTGAAGATCACATCCTAAAGGCCATAAGTGAGTTTTTAGAGGCTTCTAATACCTTTCCAGGTGAAATCATAGTCATTTCTAATCAGGTCGAAAACGGACTGATCTCTCCGAATTTCCTGGGGCGAATTTTTCAGGAGTTGGCCGGAAGAAGTCATCAGATGATTGCCAGAGAATCCAAAGAGGTCATTCAAATGATTGCCGGGTTGCCCCAGAGGATAAAATAA
- a CDS encoding pyridoxal phosphate-dependent aminotransferase, with translation MGSEHGGLNYSELRKLGISPDDVLDFSVSINPDPLPDSVLEDIRNSCIIRYPDSDSGLLKNSIAAYNNIETDSILVVNGTSQGMFLIVSSLLKENQCVAIVEPTYSEYYDACRLKTDNIISVRMTPQESFRISTSRILETVQSKKPALLWLCSPNNPTGSYLNEEDFETIRKACVQEGTLLILDEAYVCFVQEKKRYNPLREGVIVLRSMTKDFSIPGLRLGYILSSPTIIQRIKKWQPEWSISAPAQVAGVAGFRELDYFKNSWRKTTERRDFLKKNLEDLGLTVYDSCSNFFLVEVDDAEALKTHLWKDLILVRDCSSFSLVNTIRIGIRTDEDNHKLIQSFKSYLKK, from the coding sequence ATGGGCTCTGAACATGGTGGTCTGAATTATTCTGAATTGAGGAAGTTGGGTATATCACCAGATGATGTTCTTGATTTCAGCGTGAGCATCAATCCTGATCCTCTCCCTGATTCTGTATTAGAAGACATTCGAAATTCATGCATTATCCGTTATCCTGATTCTGACAGCGGCCTACTGAAAAACAGTATTGCTGCTTATAATAACATTGAAACAGATTCAATACTGGTCGTAAATGGCACATCTCAGGGTATGTTTCTCATTGTTTCGTCGCTGTTGAAAGAGAATCAATGCGTTGCCATCGTTGAACCCACTTACAGTGAATACTACGATGCTTGCCGATTGAAGACAGATAACATAATCTCCGTAAGAATGACTCCGCAGGAATCTTTCAGGATTTCAACAAGCAGAATCCTTGAAACCGTCCAGTCGAAAAAGCCAGCACTTTTGTGGCTCTGTTCTCCCAATAACCCAACAGGATCATACTTAAATGAAGAGGATTTTGAAACGATCAGAAAGGCTTGTGTTCAAGAGGGTACCCTCCTCATTCTGGATGAAGCCTATGTGTGTTTCGTTCAAGAAAAAAAGAGGTATAACCCGCTGAGAGAAGGAGTCATTGTTTTAAGATCAATGACCAAAGATTTCAGCATCCCCGGTCTGCGTCTTGGGTATATTCTCTCATCTCCCACGATCATTCAACGCATTAAAAAATGGCAGCCCGAGTGGAGCATCAGTGCACCTGCTCAGGTTGCGGGTGTCGCCGGATTTAGGGAACTCGACTATTTCAAAAATAGCTGGAGAAAAACGACCGAACGAAGAGATTTTCTTAAGAAAAACCTTGAAGACCTGGGATTGACTGTTTATGACAGCTGTTCAAATTTTTTTCTGGTTGAAGTGGATGATGCTGAAGCTCTTAAAACTCATTTGTGGAAAGACCTCATCCTTGTGAGAGACTGCAGTTCCTTTAGTTTAGTGAATACGATCAGAATTGGGATTAGAACGGATGAAGATAACCATAAACTTATACAGAGTTTTAAGAGTTACTTAAAAAAATGA
- a CDS encoding cobalamin biosynthesis protein — MSELILIFAVFLDFLLGEPPSKFHPTVWMGTYIHWFYKKCPHKSQIVEFLWGFLLILTGVLLFAGSVHLISKISVPFSLLITLFSIPLLKVSFSIRSLLKSGKIIKEELEKGNLVEARKQTSFHLVSRNTDELSEKEICSCVIESLSENITDSFTSPVFYYLIFGLSGSWAYRFINTSDSMIAYRNEEFEWIGKFTAWCDSFLNYLPARISALMILLAAFLHPRASLRRGFYCLLKDRKKTASPNAGWTMSAMAGALDVTLMKKGEYRLHGGSSLLNSTKIDICLKITLLSLIITMIALVALIRGSVWALNMVV, encoded by the coding sequence ATGTCTGAATTAATTCTTATATTTGCAGTTTTTCTAGATTTTTTACTGGGAGAACCTCCTTCTAAATTTCATCCCACCGTCTGGATGGGCACTTATATTCACTGGTTTTACAAAAAATGTCCCCATAAGAGTCAAATCGTTGAATTTCTTTGGGGATTTCTTCTGATTTTGACAGGAGTTCTTCTGTTTGCTGGAAGTGTGCATCTTATTTCGAAAATATCAGTACCCTTTTCTCTTCTCATCACACTTTTTAGTATTCCCTTGTTAAAAGTCTCCTTTTCAATACGGTCTTTACTGAAAAGTGGAAAGATCATTAAGGAAGAGCTCGAAAAAGGAAATCTGGTAGAAGCCAGAAAACAGACATCATTTCATCTTGTGAGTAGGAATACTGATGAATTATCCGAAAAAGAGATATGTTCCTGTGTTATCGAATCTCTTTCTGAAAATATCACTGATAGTTTCACATCTCCTGTGTTTTATTATCTTATTTTTGGACTCAGCGGAAGTTGGGCATACAGGTTTATAAATACATCCGATTCTATGATCGCCTATAGAAATGAAGAATTCGAATGGATTGGAAAATTTACGGCTTGGTGTGACTCATTTTTGAACTACTTGCCTGCACGGATCTCTGCCCTTATGATTCTTCTAGCCGCATTTTTGCATCCGCGAGCCTCCCTGAGAAGAGGTTTTTACTGCTTACTAAAAGACCGTAAAAAGACAGCCAGCCCCAATGCCGGTTGGACCATGAGCGCCATGGCTGGTGCATTGGATGTGACCCTCATGAAGAAAGGAGAGTATCGCCTCCATGGTGGGAGCAGTTTATTGAATAGCACTAAGATAGACATATGCTTAAAAATTACGTTATTATCCCTGATAATAACAATGATTGCACTCGTTGCTTTAATAAGGGGGAGCGTATGGGCTCTGAACATGGTGGTCTGA